The following coding sequences lie in one Sphingomonas sp. M1-B02 genomic window:
- a CDS encoding sugar phosphate isomerase/epimerase family protein, whose translation MKGPAVFLAQFMGDAAPFDTLPSAARWMADAGYVGVQIPTWDSRCIDLALAAESQDYCDELAGTCREAGVEITELSTHLQGQLVAVHPAYDVAFDGFAPESLRGKPAERQAWAVEQLHFAAKASRRLGLNAHATFSGALAWPYLYPWPQRPAGLVEEAFGELAKRWRPILDAFEEQGVDLAYEIHPGEDLHDGVTFERFLAGVGNHPRANILYDPSHYVLQALDYLSFIDIYHERIRMFHVKDAELNPTGRSGVYGGFQDWIDRPGRFRSLGDGQVDFGGIFSKLTQYGYAGWAVLEWECCLKHPEDGAREGAPFIAAHMIRRADKAFDDFAGGSDPGLNRALLGLD comes from the coding sequence ATGAAGGGTCCGGCGGTCTTCCTCGCGCAGTTCATGGGCGATGCCGCGCCGTTCGACACGCTGCCGTCCGCTGCGCGCTGGATGGCGGATGCGGGCTATGTCGGCGTCCAGATCCCGACCTGGGACAGCCGCTGCATCGATCTGGCGCTGGCGGCCGAAAGCCAGGATTATTGCGACGAGCTCGCCGGCACCTGCCGCGAAGCAGGGGTTGAGATCACCGAATTGTCGACGCACCTGCAGGGCCAGTTGGTTGCGGTGCATCCGGCTTATGACGTGGCGTTCGACGGTTTCGCGCCCGAGTCGCTGCGCGGCAAGCCTGCCGAGCGCCAGGCCTGGGCAGTCGAGCAACTCCATTTCGCCGCCAAGGCCAGCCGCCGCCTTGGTCTGAATGCGCATGCGACCTTTTCCGGCGCGCTCGCCTGGCCCTATCTCTATCCCTGGCCGCAGCGTCCGGCGGGACTCGTCGAGGAAGCGTTCGGCGAGTTGGCGAAGCGTTGGCGGCCGATCCTCGATGCGTTCGAGGAGCAGGGCGTCGATCTGGCCTATGAGATCCATCCCGGCGAGGACTTGCACGACGGGGTGACCTTCGAGCGGTTCCTCGCCGGCGTCGGCAACCACCCCCGCGCCAACATCCTCTACGATCCCAGCCATTATGTGCTGCAGGCGCTCGATTATCTCTCCTTCATCGATATCTATCACGAGCGGATCCGGATGTTCCACGTCAAGGATGCCGAGCTCAACCCGACCGGGCGCTCGGGAGTCTACGGCGGCTTCCAGGACTGGATCGATCGCCCCGGCCGCTTTCGCTCGCTAGGCGACGGGCAGGTCGATTTCGGCGGCATCTTCTCGAAGCTGACGCAATATGGCTATGCCGGCTGGGCAGTGCTCGAATGGGAATGCTGCCTGAAGCATCCCGAGGACGGCGCGCGTGAGGGCGCACCGTTCATCGCCGCGCATATGATCCGCCGTGCGGACAAGGCTTTCGACGATTTTGCGGGCGGCAGCGATCCGGGGCTCAACCGGGCGCTGCTGGGGCTGGACTAG